In the genome of Desulfofarcimen acetoxidans DSM 771, one region contains:
- the carB gene encoding carbamoyl-phosphate synthase large subunit, with amino-acid sequence MPLKEGLKKVMVIGSGPIIIGQAAEFDYAGTQACRALREEGLEVVLVNSNPATIMTDSNMADRIYIDPLTPEFVTKVLKKEKPDGLLPTLGGQVGLNMALQLAKSGVLEETGVQLLGTPLESIIKAEDREGFKSMMQSINEPIPESDIVSSVEDAVKFAERVGFPLVVRPAYTLGGTGGGMVYNMAELKSTATRGIRHSIINQILVERSLVGWKEIEFEVMRDSMDNCITICSMENIDPMGIHTGDSIVVAPCQTLSDKEYQMLRSASLKIIRALGVHGGCNVQYALDPDSFQYYVIEVNPRVSRSSALASKATGYPIAKVSAKIAVGLTLDEIKNAVTGKTYACFEPTIDYVVFKFPRWPFDKFALADRQLGTQMKATGEVMSIDRTLEGAILKAVRSLEIGSPGLAVEGAEAYTEELLESKLSHPEDERLFLVAEAFRRGMLIDRVHELTKIDRFFLDKIYNIVKMEKEIKLVKGNINRLKPELLTRAKKMGFADVYLAKLAGVDYEFLRSYRKELNIVPSYKMVDTCAAEFEAETPYFYSSYDQENEALPSEKRKIVVLGSGPIRIGQGIEFDYCSVHSVWALREAGIEAIIINNNPETVSTDFDTADRLYFEPMLPEDVLNILENEKPEGVIVQFGGQTAINLAKPLENAGIKILGTSVENIDRAEDRERFDRLLSKLNIPRPAGNTVFSVTEAIGVADEIGYPVLVRPSYVLGGRAMEIVYNEIDLLNYMASAVKVTPEHPVLVDKYLCGKELEVDAISDGKDVLIPGIMEHIERAGVHSGDSIAVYPPRNLSDRIRGLLVDYTTRLAKELNVKGVINIQYVLHEDQLYVLEVNPRSSRTVPYMSKITGIPMVNLATKIILGQTLADLGYSAGLYPESKFVGVKVPVFSFGKLLQVDISLGPEMKSTGEVMGMDKNYCIATYKAFVAAGYDFPKHGTILVTVADKDKAEALPIIKGLAGLGYKICATRGTADFLASEGLSVESVNKVHEASPNIIDLIRQNSIHLVINTLTKGKAPERDGFRIRRTAVEHGVPCLTSLDTARAIYEVLGAIKVGGDIELLPLQEYMKNK; translated from the coding sequence ATGCCGTTAAAAGAGGGTCTGAAAAAAGTGATGGTCATCGGTTCCGGCCCGATCATCATCGGCCAGGCAGCCGAGTTTGATTATGCAGGTACCCAGGCTTGCCGGGCTTTGCGCGAAGAGGGTTTGGAAGTTGTGCTGGTCAATTCTAATCCGGCTACCATTATGACAGACAGCAATATGGCTGACCGGATATATATTGATCCCCTGACACCGGAATTTGTGACCAAGGTTCTGAAGAAAGAGAAGCCGGACGGTCTCCTGCCCACTCTGGGCGGACAGGTAGGTTTAAATATGGCTTTGCAGTTGGCTAAATCGGGTGTTTTGGAGGAAACCGGAGTTCAACTGCTGGGCACACCGCTGGAAAGTATCATCAAGGCGGAAGACAGGGAAGGCTTTAAATCGATGATGCAGAGCATTAATGAGCCTATACCGGAGAGTGACATTGTTTCCAGCGTGGAGGATGCTGTTAAGTTTGCCGAGAGAGTCGGTTTCCCGTTGGTTGTGCGTCCTGCTTATACTCTTGGCGGCACGGGCGGCGGAATGGTTTATAATATGGCTGAGTTAAAGAGTACTGCCACCAGAGGCATCAGGCACAGTATTATTAACCAGATACTGGTAGAACGCAGTTTAGTTGGCTGGAAGGAAATTGAGTTTGAGGTAATGAGAGACAGTATGGATAACTGTATAACCATATGCAGTATGGAAAACATTGATCCTATGGGTATCCATACCGGTGACAGCATTGTTGTGGCACCCTGTCAGACTTTAAGTGATAAGGAATATCAGATGCTGAGATCAGCCTCACTAAAAATTATCAGGGCTCTGGGTGTGCATGGCGGTTGTAATGTGCAGTATGCTTTGGACCCCGACAGTTTCCAGTACTATGTTATTGAAGTTAACCCGCGAGTTTCCCGTTCTTCCGCTCTGGCTTCCAAAGCTACTGGTTACCCGATTGCCAAGGTGTCAGCCAAGATTGCCGTCGGACTGACACTGGATGAAATTAAAAATGCAGTTACCGGCAAGACTTATGCTTGTTTTGAGCCGACTATTGATTACGTGGTGTTCAAGTTTCCCCGCTGGCCTTTTGATAAGTTTGCCCTGGCTGACAGGCAACTGGGTACTCAAATGAAGGCTACCGGTGAGGTAATGTCTATTGATCGGACTCTGGAAGGGGCCATTCTCAAAGCTGTACGTTCTCTGGAAATCGGTTCACCCGGTCTGGCAGTTGAGGGAGCGGAGGCTTATACAGAGGAGCTTTTGGAAAGCAAGCTCTCTCATCCTGAGGATGAGAGACTTTTCCTGGTTGCGGAAGCTTTCAGACGGGGTATGCTGATTGACCGGGTTCATGAATTAACCAAGATTGATCGATTTTTTCTGGATAAAATATATAATATAGTCAAAATGGAAAAGGAAATTAAGCTGGTTAAAGGGAATATTAACAGGCTCAAACCTGAACTCTTGACCAGAGCTAAAAAAATGGGGTTTGCTGATGTCTATCTGGCCAAACTGGCTGGAGTGGATTATGAGTTTTTGAGATCTTATCGCAAGGAACTGAATATTGTCCCTTCCTACAAAATGGTTGATACCTGCGCGGCTGAATTTGAAGCGGAAACTCCTTATTTTTATTCTTCCTATGATCAGGAGAACGAAGCTTTGCCGTCGGAAAAAAGAAAAATCGTGGTGCTCGGTTCCGGCCCGATTCGCATTGGCCAGGGTATAGAGTTTGATTACTGCTCGGTTCATTCCGTTTGGGCTCTGCGGGAGGCAGGAATTGAAGCCATTATTATCAACAATAACCCGGAAACTGTCAGCACTGACTTTGATACGGCGGATCGCTTATATTTTGAGCCTATGCTGCCGGAAGATGTATTAAACATACTGGAGAATGAAAAACCGGAAGGTGTAATTGTGCAGTTTGGCGGGCAGACAGCTATAAATCTGGCTAAGCCTCTGGAAAATGCCGGTATCAAAATATTGGGAACATCTGTGGAAAACATAGACAGGGCAGAAGACAGAGAGCGCTTCGACCGTCTCTTAAGCAAACTTAATATTCCCCGGCCGGCCGGCAATACCGTTTTTTCAGTTACTGAAGCTATCGGTGTGGCTGACGAAATAGGCTACCCGGTGCTGGTGCGTCCTTCCTATGTGCTGGGTGGCAGGGCTATGGAGATAGTTTATAATGAAATTGATTTATTGAACTATATGGCTTCAGCAGTTAAGGTAACTCCTGAACACCCTGTACTTGTTGATAAGTACCTTTGCGGCAAAGAGCTGGAGGTAGACGCTATCTCTGACGGCAAGGATGTCTTAATTCCGGGTATTATGGAGCATATTGAGCGTGCGGGAGTGCATTCGGGCGACAGTATAGCTGTCTATCCCCCGCGCAATCTGTCTGACAGAATCAGAGGTTTGCTAGTGGATTATACCACCAGGTTGGCTAAAGAGCTGAATGTCAAAGGAGTAATCAATATCCAGTATGTGCTGCATGAGGATCAGTTGTATGTATTGGAAGTAAACCCTCGTTCCAGCCGTACCGTACCCTATATGAGCAAGATTACAGGCATACCCATGGTCAATTTGGCTACAAAGATAATTTTAGGGCAAACTCTGGCTGATTTGGGTTATTCAGCCGGTTTGTATCCTGAATCCAAGTTTGTAGGTGTCAAGGTGCCTGTATTCTCCTTTGGCAAATTGCTTCAGGTGGATATCTCCTTGGGGCCTGAAATGAAATCTACCGGTGAAGTTATGGGTATGGATAAGAATTACTGTATAGCAACATACAAGGCTTTCGTGGCGGCAGGCTATGATTTTCCCAAACACGGTACTATTTTGGTCACAGTAGCCGATAAGGATAAAGCTGAGGCACTGCCTATTATCAAAGGCCTGGCCGGTTTAGGCTATAAAATATGTGCTACCAGAGGGACTGCTGATTTTCTGGCCAGTGAAGGCCTTTCCGTTGAGTCTGTCAATAAGGTTCATGAGGCTTCTCCCAATATTATTGATTTAATCAGGCAAAACTCCATCCACCTGGTAATCAATACTTTAACCAAGGGTAAAGCTCCGGAGCGTGACGGCTTCAGAATACGCAGGACAGCTGTCGAACACGGTGTTCCCTGCCTGACTTCTCTGGATACGGCGCGTGCTATATATGAAGTTCTGGGCGCGATAAAAGTTGGTGGGGATATAGAACTTTTACCGCTCCAGGAGTATATGAAGAATAAATAG
- the carA gene encoding glutamine-hydrolyzing carbamoyl-phosphate synthase small subunit encodes MQAILALEDGAIFTGEAFGATGEQWGEVVFNTSMTGYQEVLTDPSYCGQIVVMTYPLIGNYGINKEDFEAKRSFARGFIVREICDRPSNWRVSCTVSDFLTKENIIGLAGVDTRALTRHLRSHGTMRGIICTGEADIKELVNKAANSPDLSEQEMISVVSTCESYTLPGSGPRVVLMDLGSKSNIASCLNKRGCEVIIVPHDAGPEDILALNPDGMMLSNGPGDPVMVPHGIENTRALLNKLPIFGICLGHQVVALALGAKTYKLKFGHRGANHPVKDLHSGKVNITSQNHGFAVDEASLNGLDVYVSHRNLNDNTVEGIAHKHLPLFTVQYHPEASPGPMESAYLFDEFIARLKQEV; translated from the coding sequence GTGCAAGCAATACTGGCTTTAGAAGACGGTGCTATTTTCACCGGAGAGGCTTTCGGAGCTACCGGTGAGCAGTGGGGAGAGGTTGTTTTTAATACCTCTATGACAGGTTACCAGGAAGTCTTAACCGACCCTTCCTACTGCGGCCAGATAGTAGTAATGACATATCCGTTAATTGGCAACTATGGTATCAATAAAGAAGACTTTGAGGCGAAAAGATCTTTTGCAAGAGGTTTTATAGTACGGGAAATATGTGACCGTCCCAGTAACTGGCGAGTAAGTTGCACAGTATCCGATTTCTTAACTAAAGAAAATATTATCGGGTTGGCCGGAGTGGATACAAGGGCTTTGACCCGTCATTTGCGCAGTCATGGAACCATGCGCGGGATCATTTGTACAGGCGAGGCGGATATCAAAGAATTGGTTAACAAGGCTGCCAACAGCCCGGATCTTTCCGAGCAGGAAATGATATCTGTTGTTTCCACCTGTGAAAGCTATACTCTGCCCGGCAGCGGGCCGCGTGTTGTTCTTATGGATTTAGGTTCTAAATCAAATATTGCCAGCTGTCTCAATAAGCGTGGCTGCGAAGTTATTATTGTGCCTCACGATGCCGGGCCGGAAGATATTCTGGCCTTAAATCCGGACGGCATGATGCTTTCCAACGGGCCGGGAGACCCGGTAATGGTGCCGCACGGTATTGAAAATACCAGAGCTCTTTTGAATAAGCTGCCTATTTTCGGTATCTGTTTGGGCCACCAGGTGGTTGCCCTGGCCCTGGGAGCTAAAACCTATAAATTGAAATTCGGCCACCGGGGGGCTAATCACCCGGTTAAGGATTTGCACAGCGGCAAAGTTAATATAACCAGCCAGAATCATGGTTTTGCAGTAGATGAGGCATCTTTGAACGGTCTGGATGTATATGTCTCGCACAGAAATTTGAATGATAATACAGTGGAAGGCATTGCTCATAAGCACCTGCCTTTGTTTACGGTACAATATCACCCGGAAGCTTCACCTGGACCAATGGAATCTGCCTATCTTTTTGATGAATTCATAGCTAGACTGAAGCAGGAGGTGTAG
- a CDS encoding dihydroorotase yields MRLLVKGGTVVDSLGQIETKADILIADGKIEAVGSDLNVKGAEIIDAGGKIVTPGLIDMHVHLREPGFEAKETIATGTRAAARGGFTSVACMPNTRPVADDQTVIKFIVERAKETGIVNVFPIGAVTKGSKGEELSEMADLKAYGAVAFSDDGSPVSSSAVMRRAMQYAKMLGLPVISHCEDKDLVAGGLMHEGYMSTVLGLRGIPSAAEEIMVSRDILLAELTGCPLHLAHISTAGSVRLVREAKARGLAVTAEATPHHFTLTDNVVVDYNTATKVNPPLRTDEDVAAVRQGLADGTIDVIATDHAPHTAEEKDVEYQYAPFGMVGLETAVGLIFTELIAPGFLTLSEAIKKITVNPAKILGINKGTLAVGADADITVIDPDLEENVDAGKFLSKGKNSPFTGRRLRGLPVMTVVGGRIVMREGVITV; encoded by the coding sequence ATGAGATTACTGGTTAAAGGCGGTACGGTGGTTGATTCACTGGGGCAAATTGAGACAAAGGCTGATATATTAATAGCTGACGGAAAAATTGAAGCTGTTGGCAGTGATTTAAATGTTAAAGGGGCGGAAATTATTGACGCCGGCGGTAAAATAGTTACGCCTGGTCTGATCGATATGCATGTGCATTTGCGTGAACCTGGCTTTGAGGCTAAAGAAACAATTGCCACCGGGACCAGGGCAGCGGCGCGCGGCGGCTTCACTTCTGTTGCCTGTATGCCCAATACCAGGCCGGTGGCTGATGATCAGACTGTGATCAAGTTTATCGTGGAGCGAGCTAAAGAAACGGGTATTGTAAATGTTTTTCCGATTGGGGCTGTCACCAAGGGTTCAAAGGGTGAAGAATTATCCGAAATGGCGGATTTGAAAGCCTATGGTGCGGTGGCATTTTCCGATGACGGTTCTCCGGTGAGCAGTTCGGCCGTCATGCGCAGGGCCATGCAGTATGCTAAAATGCTGGGTTTGCCGGTAATTTCTCATTGTGAGGATAAAGATTTAGTTGCCGGTGGTCTCATGCATGAAGGCTACATGTCCACCGTCTTAGGGCTGAGAGGCATTCCCTCTGCAGCCGAGGAAATTATGGTGTCAAGAGATATCCTCTTAGCTGAACTGACAGGTTGTCCTTTGCACCTGGCTCATATCAGTACAGCCGGTTCAGTGCGGCTGGTACGCGAGGCTAAGGCGAGGGGATTGGCTGTAACAGCCGAAGCAACACCCCATCATTTTACTTTGACTGATAATGTTGTGGTGGATTATAATACCGCCACCAAAGTGAACCCGCCTCTGCGAACGGATGAAGATGTAGCCGCTGTCAGGCAGGGCCTGGCAGATGGTACAATTGACGTTATAGCTACTGACCATGCCCCTCACACGGCGGAAGAAAAGGATGTCGAGTATCAATATGCCCCTTTTGGCATGGTTGGTCTGGAGACAGCAGTAGGATTGATTTTTACAGAGCTTATTGCACCTGGTTTTTTGACTCTCTCAGAGGCCATAAAAAAAATTACTGTTAACCCGGCGAAAATATTAGGTATAAATAAAGGTACGCTGGCTGTTGGTGCCGATGCCGACATTACTGTCATAGATCCTGATTTAGAGGAAAATGTGGATGCCGGAAAGTTTCTAAGTAAAGGTAAGAACAGTCCTTTTACAGGCAGGCGTTTAAGGGGATTACCGGTAATGACTGTTGTGGGTGGGCGTATTGTTATGCGTGAGGGTGTTATTACTGTTTAA
- a CDS encoding aspartate carbamoyltransferase catalytic subunit: protein MSLNSKDLLGIRELTVEEINLILDTATPMKDILKRKIKKVPTLRGRTIVTFFYEPSTRTRSSFDLAAKYLSADTIAISPSTSSVVKGESLKDTALTIEAMGANIIIIRHSAAGSPHLLAKTVRASVINAGDGTHEHPTQALLDMYTIREKKGTLKGLKVAILGDILHSRVARSNIWGLTKMGAEVRVTGPATLMPAEIEKLGVKVYMSVEEALEGVDVINVLRIQLERQQQGLFPSIREYARLFGLNKQRLALARPDALVLHPGPMNRGVEIAPEIADGTQSVIVEQVTNGVAIRMALLYLLSGEEDSNEITG, encoded by the coding sequence GTGAGCCTGAACAGCAAAGATCTTCTGGGTATTCGTGAACTTACGGTTGAAGAGATTAATCTAATTTTGGATACTGCAACTCCTATGAAGGACATACTCAAACGTAAAATAAAAAAGGTGCCGACTTTAAGAGGCCGTACTATTGTGACATTTTTTTATGAACCCAGTACCAGAACCAGGTCCTCTTTTGATTTGGCTGCCAAGTATTTAAGCGCCGATACCATTGCTATTTCTCCCAGCACCAGCAGTGTGGTCAAGGGAGAAAGTCTCAAGGATACAGCTCTTACCATTGAAGCTATGGGAGCTAACATTATAATTATACGTCATTCGGCTGCCGGTTCGCCTCATTTGCTGGCCAAGACCGTACGGGCCTCTGTAATCAACGCCGGTGACGGGACACATGAACATCCAACGCAAGCATTGTTGGATATGTATACGATCAGAGAAAAGAAGGGCACGCTGAAGGGCTTGAAAGTTGCTATCCTGGGAGATATTTTACACAGCCGCGTAGCCCGCTCGAATATCTGGGGTCTGACTAAAATGGGTGCGGAAGTAAGAGTGACCGGGCCCGCAACTTTAATGCCCGCGGAAATCGAAAAACTGGGAGTAAAGGTCTATATGTCAGTTGAAGAAGCTCTGGAGGGTGTAGATGTCATTAACGTGCTGCGCATCCAGCTGGAGAGGCAGCAGCAGGGACTGTTTCCTAGTATCAGGGAATATGCACGCCTTTTCGGGCTGAATAAACAGAGGCTGGCTTTAGCCAGGCCTGATGCTCTGGTTTTACATCCCGGCCCGATGAACAGGGGTGTGGAAATTGCACCGGAAATAGCTGACGGTACACAGTCGGTGATAGTGGAACAGGTGACAAACGGCGTAGCTATACGCATGGCCTTACTGTACCTGCTCTCCGGAGAGGAGGATTCCAATGAGATTACTGGTTAA
- the pyrR gene encoding bifunctional pyr operon transcriptional regulator/uracil phosphoribosyltransferase PyrR, protein MMKEKAQILDAQGIQRALTRIAHEIIERNKGTENLVLIGIRRRGVPLANRLAEKIRQIEGTSVEVGILDITLYRDDLTTLAYHPVVHRTEINFPVKDKIIVLVDDVIYTGRTIRAALDALIDLGRPEVIQLAALIDRGHRELPIRADYIGKNVPTSRKEEVSVRLNETDGEEKVIILESIE, encoded by the coding sequence ATGATGAAGGAAAAAGCTCAGATCCTGGATGCGCAAGGTATTCAAAGGGCTTTAACCAGAATTGCGCATGAAATAATTGAAAGAAATAAAGGAACTGAAAACCTGGTATTAATCGGTATCAGACGAAGAGGTGTTCCTCTGGCTAACAGGTTAGCCGAAAAAATCCGACAAATCGAAGGTACTTCAGTCGAAGTCGGCATACTGGATATTACTCTGTACCGGGATGATTTAACTACATTAGCTTATCACCCGGTAGTACACAGAACTGAAATAAATTTTCCGGTTAAAGACAAAATTATTGTTTTGGTTGACGACGTTATTTATACCGGTAGGACTATCCGGGCCGCGCTGGATGCTTTAATTGATTTAGGGAGACCCGAGGTTATTCAATTAGCGGCTTTGATAGACAGGGGTCACCGTGAATTACCGATTCGGGCTGACTACATAGGGAAAAATGTTCCTACATCAAGGAAAGAAGAAGTTTCCGTAAGGTTAAATGAAACTGACGGGGAAGAGAAAGTAATTATCTTAGAATCAATAGAATAA
- a CDS encoding YqhV family protein, with product MLQIFDKIVLGMAGMRLLSASVELTAALLMLKYNNVAVAFKINSVLAMVGPMILVTVTSIGLFGLMGRLPWSGMLIIILGVLLIFIGMSKL from the coding sequence ATGCTGCAAATTTTTGATAAAATAGTTCTGGGAATGGCTGGTATGAGATTATTGTCTGCCAGCGTAGAATTGACCGCCGCTTTGTTAATGCTAAAATATAATAACGTGGCCGTTGCTTTTAAGATTAATTCTGTTCTGGCAATGGTTGGTCCGATGATCTTAGTTACTGTAACCTCTATTGGCCTGTTCGGCTTAATGGGAAGGCTTCCCTGGAGCGGAATGTTGATTATTATTCTGGGTGTATTGTTGATTTTTATCGGTATGAGCAAACTCTGA
- a CDS encoding MFS transporter gives MKKGGSIALASLAGVALVMVLGNSMLIPVLPAIKTSLALSQFKVSLIISVFSFSAGLIIPVAGFLSDRFGRKKIIVPALLLYGLGGVIAGLAAILLKQSSYYIILAGRIMQGIGAAGTSSIAMALCGDLYKGSERSKSLGIIESANGLGKVISPILGSLVGLIAWYATLLFFPLIAVPIAAAVWFLVKEPEGNTSNEPMRKYLQDFAKIFKNSYPMLLSAFFAGAAALLVLFGVLFFLSDYLENTYGLKGVSKGGALAIPVLFMSATSYITGLSIKKNFGLMKTLIVTGLFLTGAALSVLPLFHNTYIFFIAISLAGIGSGLVLPCLNTFITSSAGSEERGLLTSFYGSVRFFGVAAGPPLFGLLMGISWKVMFWSSSAISASAAVLALLFIKPVQNKSAKKEGDKPPIDIQTVQVKTPQQIFVLNKPVNKPLNNKKDT, from the coding sequence ATGAAAAAAGGCGGAAGTATAGCCCTGGCTTCTCTAGCCGGTGTGGCACTGGTTATGGTACTGGGAAATTCCATGCTCATACCGGTTCTCCCGGCCATCAAAACTTCATTAGCTCTATCTCAGTTCAAGGTCAGCCTGATCATATCAGTGTTCTCTTTTTCTGCCGGATTAATCATCCCGGTTGCCGGTTTCCTTTCTGATCGCTTCGGGCGAAAGAAAATTATCGTACCGGCACTCTTACTATATGGTCTGGGTGGTGTAATAGCAGGTCTGGCAGCAATACTGCTGAAACAAAGTTCTTATTATATTATACTGGCCGGGCGAATCATGCAGGGTATTGGGGCAGCAGGCACTTCTTCTATTGCTATGGCCTTATGCGGAGACTTGTATAAAGGTTCGGAACGCAGCAAATCGCTGGGTATAATTGAGTCCGCCAACGGTCTGGGCAAAGTTATAAGTCCCATTCTGGGTTCTCTGGTGGGACTTATAGCCTGGTACGCGACACTGCTTTTTTTTCCTCTCATCGCAGTACCTATTGCAGCGGCAGTATGGTTTTTAGTAAAAGAACCGGAAGGAAATACCTCAAATGAGCCAATGCGCAAGTATTTGCAGGACTTTGCCAAAATATTTAAAAATAGTTACCCTATGCTGCTGTCAGCCTTTTTTGCCGGAGCAGCCGCCCTGCTGGTTCTGTTCGGCGTGCTTTTTTTCCTGTCCGACTACCTGGAAAACACTTATGGACTTAAAGGGGTTTCTAAAGGAGGAGCTTTAGCTATTCCGGTGCTCTTCATGAGTGCGACTTCTTATATAACTGGTTTAAGCATCAAAAAGAATTTTGGCTTAATGAAAACCTTGATTGTCACCGGGCTGTTTCTTACCGGTGCCGCCCTTTCAGTTTTGCCGTTATTTCATAATACCTATATATTCTTTATAGCTATCTCTCTGGCCGGAATTGGCAGCGGTTTGGTTCTGCCCTGTCTAAATACTTTCATTACCAGTTCTGCCGGTTCTGAAGAAAGGGGTCTGTTAACTTCTTTTTACGGAAGCGTGCGTTTTTTCGGCGTTGCTGCAGGACCGCCGCTTTTCGGTCTGCTCATGGGTATCAGCTGGAAGGTTATGTTTTGGAGTTCCTCAGCTATATCAGCATCAGCAGCAGTTTTAGCACTTCTCTTTATAAAACCCGTTCAAAATAAATCTGCAAAAAAAGAGGGCGATAAACCGCCCATAGATATCCAAACAGTACAGGTTAAAACACCGCAACAAATATTTGTTCTGAATAAGCCTGTCAATAAACCTCTAAATAATAAAAAGGATACTTGA
- a CDS encoding phosphosulfolactate synthase: MSEYHSSKTWRQLLRFPLDGRDSKPRAKGLTMIIDNGLGLGETRDLLTLVGDYIDFIKLGFGTSALYSQNLLEEKISMALSFNIDIYPGGTFFEIAVLQDSWEEFIIMAKHIGFTAIEVSDGTIKIPDEIREKAISLASSINLKVLTEIGQKDPRDQIPLPEMLSQIKKDVDCGADWIIVEGRESGQNAGVYDHNGCFIMHQMEEIVSVIPDPSMLIWEAPLKQQQQELIMRFGPNVNIGNIAPHEVLALEALRSGLRGDTLRFSCNNIISRV; this comes from the coding sequence ATGAGTGAATATCATAGTTCAAAAACCTGGCGGCAGTTGCTTCGCTTCCCGCTGGACGGACGTGACAGCAAACCCAGAGCAAAAGGCTTAACCATGATTATTGATAATGGTCTGGGATTAGGTGAAACCAGAGATTTACTTACACTGGTAGGAGATTATATTGATTTCATAAAACTGGGATTTGGTACATCAGCCCTTTATTCCCAGAATCTATTGGAAGAGAAAATAAGTATGGCACTATCCTTTAATATTGATATCTACCCAGGAGGTACCTTTTTTGAAATAGCCGTACTGCAGGATAGCTGGGAAGAATTTATCATAATGGCTAAGCATATAGGTTTTACCGCAATTGAGGTGTCAGACGGAACTATCAAAATACCTGATGAAATAAGAGAAAAAGCCATTTCTCTGGCCAGCAGCATAAATCTAAAAGTGTTAACTGAGATAGGGCAAAAGGATCCCCGTGATCAGATTCCCCTGCCGGAAATGTTGTCGCAGATTAAAAAAGATGTTGACTGCGGGGCTGATTGGATAATTGTTGAAGGAAGGGAATCAGGTCAGAATGCCGGGGTATATGACCATAACGGTTGTTTTATAATGCATCAGATGGAGGAGATTGTTTCCGTAATACCTGATCCGAGTATGCTCATATGGGAGGCGCCTTTAAAACAGCAGCAGCAAGAATTAATAATGCGTTTCGGGCCCAATGTAAATATAGGCAATATAGCTCCCCATGAGGTCTTGGCTTTAGAAGCCTTGAGATCGGGTTTAAGAGGAGATACCCTGAGATTTTCATGCAATAATATTATAAGCAGAGTTTAA
- a CDS encoding DUF441 domain-containing protein, which yields MSGLAMLIALLVIGVFFRSNLIAAAALILLILKLVNLQFIFPYLEKRGLEIGLLFLIISILVPLASGKIDSKDIIYTLTSLPGLMAILGGALATHLNGEGLKLLQVDPAVIFGLVFGSIIGIVLFNGQPVGPLMAAGITALFLEVIYLIK from the coding sequence ATGTCAGGGCTTGCCATGCTAATTGCCTTACTGGTTATCGGAGTATTTTTCCGGTCTAATTTGATAGCTGCTGCAGCATTAATTCTTCTAATACTTAAGCTGGTCAACTTGCAGTTTATCTTCCCTTACCTGGAAAAAAGGGGACTTGAAATAGGTCTGCTGTTTTTAATTATTTCTATATTGGTCCCTCTGGCTTCCGGAAAAATTGACAGTAAAGATATTATTTATACACTGACCTCTCTACCGGGATTAATGGCAATACTGGGCGGGGCCTTAGCCACCCATTTAAACGGTGAGGGGTTAAAACTGCTGCAAGTTGATCCTGCAGTTATTTTCGGCCTGGTTTTTGGCTCCATCATAGGCATTGTTCTATTTAACGGGCAGCCGGTCGGGCCGTTAATGGCTGCAGGAATCACAGCACTGTTTTTAGAAGTAATCTATCTAATCAAGTAA
- a CDS encoding HPP family protein, which produces MKKVLAKEVMIPVSDYTIVKESGTVKDAINALKATFFLDEKGIAQGHRSLLVVNDHDELVGVMTVRSILQALVIAEKDSGMSKDYLWVYLLGEIHKSAGDIPIKKVMRSKKVASVKVDDDLMIAVELMVRNGINSVPVLDDGKVVGVIRGIDVFNMIGELL; this is translated from the coding sequence ATGAAGAAAGTATTAGCCAAAGAAGTTATGATTCCTGTATCAGATTATACTATTGTTAAAGAAAGTGGTACTGTAAAGGACGCTATTAATGCTTTAAAGGCAACCTTTTTTTTGGATGAGAAGGGAATCGCCCAGGGGCATAGGTCTTTGCTGGTAGTAAATGACCATGATGAGTTAGTTGGGGTTATGACTGTCCGCTCGATCTTGCAGGCATTGGTTATAGCAGAAAAGGATTCAGGCATGTCCAAAGATTATCTCTGGGTTTACCTGCTGGGTGAAATTCATAAGTCAGCAGGTGATATACCTATTAAGAAAGTTATGCGCAGTAAAAAAGTTGCCTCAGTTAAGGTTGACGATGATTTAATGATAGCCGTGGAATTAATGGTGAGAAATGGTATTAATTCTGTGCCGGTGCTTGATGATGGAAAGGTAGTAGGTGTAATCAGAGGTATAGATGTATTTAATATGATAGGTGAATTGTTGTAA